The Salana multivorans genome window below encodes:
- a CDS encoding hemolysin family protein — protein sequence MSDLAGILLTLLLLVLNAFFVGAEFALISARRTKIEPRAADGNPVARITLYGMKHVSMMMAGAQLGITICSLALGSISEPAIAHLLEAPMDALGIPAGWQHPVALTIALALVTYLHVVFGEMVPKNIALAGPDRMAMVLTPFLVLISFILYPVLWVLNGVANVCLRLIRVTPKQEVTSAFTRDEVAELVEESHEGGLIELNDEKLLLGALQFVDRDVRSVLLPSSQVTTLSESVTPAEAEAAAAIGYSRFPVTSRSGMLVGYLHVKDIIGIDPAIRDEPIDPSLIRPLPHVLATDSLRSVVQAMQASGSHLAAVYEVATDALPLGVVTLEDVLEELVGEIRDDSRRMFGRR from the coding sequence ATGAGTGACCTCGCGGGCATCCTGCTCACCCTTCTGCTGCTCGTGCTCAACGCCTTCTTCGTCGGGGCCGAGTTCGCGCTCATCTCCGCGCGCCGGACGAAGATCGAGCCGCGCGCGGCCGACGGCAACCCCGTCGCCCGGATCACGCTCTACGGCATGAAGCACGTGTCGATGATGATGGCGGGCGCGCAGCTCGGCATCACGATCTGCTCGCTGGCGCTCGGCTCGATCTCCGAGCCCGCCATCGCGCACCTGCTCGAGGCCCCGATGGACGCGCTGGGGATCCCAGCCGGGTGGCAGCACCCGGTGGCGCTGACCATCGCGCTGGCGCTCGTCACGTACCTGCACGTCGTGTTCGGCGAGATGGTCCCGAAGAACATCGCGCTCGCCGGTCCGGACCGGATGGCGATGGTGCTCACGCCGTTCCTCGTCCTCATCTCGTTCATCCTGTACCCGGTGCTGTGGGTGCTCAACGGGGTGGCGAACGTGTGCCTGCGACTCATCCGGGTGACCCCGAAGCAGGAGGTGACGAGCGCGTTCACGCGCGACGAGGTCGCCGAGCTGGTCGAGGAGTCGCACGAGGGCGGGCTGATCGAGCTGAACGACGAAAAGCTGCTCCTCGGGGCGCTCCAGTTCGTCGACCGGGACGTGCGCAGCGTGCTGCTGCCGTCGAGCCAGGTGACGACGCTGTCGGAGTCCGTCACGCCGGCCGAGGCCGAGGCGGCCGCGGCGATCGGCTACTCGCGCTTCCCCGTGACGAGCCGGTCCGGGATGCTCGTGGGGTACCTGCACGTCAAGGACATCATCGGGATCGACCCGGCGATCCGGGACGAGCCGATCGATCCGAGCCTCATCCGCCCGCTCCCCCACGTGCTCGCGACGGACTCGCTGCGCTCGGTGGTCCAGGCCATGCAGGCCTCGGGCTCGCACCTCGCCGCGGTGTACGAGGTCGCGACCGACGCGCTCCCGCTCGGTGTGGTCACGCTCGAGGACGTGCTGGAGGAGCTGGTCGGCGAGATCCGCGACGACTCCCGCCGCATGTTCGGGAGGCGCTGA
- a CDS encoding hemolysin family protein translates to MTQVLLLLLAMVLVAACGAFVAAEFSFITVGRAQVESLADSGDKGAQGVLAALRTLSTQLSGAQVGITVTNLAIGFLARPAIADLISPALTGWGVADTAVDSVAVTIGLLTATVVTMVFGELVPKNLAIARPMATAKAVAPFQRAFTKIVAWPIRAFNGTANAILRAVGIEPQEELASARSAEELGALVKHSAEQGTLALDTAELVERSLAFGDRRAYDAMTPRSRMVVMDSADTVAELLERARTSGHSRFPVIDITEDDEGHTQTDVRGIAHVRSALTVPYDQRATALIGPLVKPAIVCPDSLPLDELLDDLRAGGMQMAILINEFDSIEGLVTLEDLVEEIVGEVRDEHDDDEPAPVPDPDDGSWTLSGLLRTDEATEILDVAVPDDEAWDTLGGLVVTQLERFAKIGDVVEIATAHVPGVGPKVLRFEVLELDGRRVEQLKVSVLDHETPDASTDDDTDSDASTSATNEEAVDE, encoded by the coding sequence GTGACCCAGGTTCTGCTCCTGCTGCTGGCGATGGTGCTCGTCGCCGCCTGCGGTGCGTTCGTCGCCGCCGAGTTCTCGTTCATCACCGTCGGGCGCGCCCAGGTGGAGTCCCTGGCGGACAGCGGCGACAAGGGCGCCCAGGGCGTCCTGGCCGCCCTGCGGACGCTGTCGACCCAGCTCTCCGGCGCCCAGGTGGGGATCACGGTCACCAACCTCGCGATCGGTTTCCTCGCGCGGCCGGCGATCGCCGATCTCATCTCACCGGCACTGACCGGCTGGGGGGTGGCCGACACGGCCGTCGACTCGGTCGCCGTGACGATCGGTCTGCTCACCGCGACGGTCGTCACGATGGTGTTCGGCGAGCTCGTGCCGAAGAACCTCGCGATCGCGCGCCCCATGGCAACGGCCAAGGCGGTCGCCCCGTTCCAGCGAGCGTTCACGAAGATCGTCGCGTGGCCGATCCGCGCGTTCAACGGCACGGCCAACGCCATCCTGCGGGCCGTCGGCATCGAGCCGCAGGAGGAGCTCGCCTCGGCGCGCAGCGCGGAGGAGCTGGGGGCGCTCGTCAAGCACTCCGCCGAGCAGGGGACGCTGGCCCTGGACACGGCGGAGCTCGTCGAGCGCTCGCTCGCGTTCGGCGACCGCCGCGCCTACGACGCGATGACGCCGCGCTCGCGGATGGTCGTGATGGACTCCGCCGACACCGTCGCGGAGCTGCTGGAGCGGGCCCGCACGTCGGGCCACTCGCGGTTTCCCGTCATCGACATCACCGAGGACGACGAGGGGCACACCCAGACCGACGTCCGCGGCATCGCGCACGTGCGCTCGGCGCTCACCGTTCCCTACGACCAGCGCGCGACCGCGCTGATCGGGCCGCTGGTCAAGCCGGCCATCGTCTGCCCCGACTCGCTCCCGCTGGACGAGCTGCTCGACGACCTGCGCGCCGGCGGCATGCAGATGGCGATCCTCATCAACGAGTTCGACTCGATCGAGGGACTCGTGACGCTCGAGGACCTGGTCGAGGAGATCGTCGGGGAGGTGCGCGACGAGCACGACGACGACGAACCGGCGCCGGTCCCCGACCCCGACGACGGGAGCTGGACGCTGTCCGGGCTCCTGCGGACGGACGAGGCGACCGAGATCCTGGACGTCGCCGTTCCCGACGACGAGGCGTGGGACACCCTCGGCGGGCTCGTCGTCACCCAGCTCGAGCGGTTCGCCAAGATCGGCGACGTCGTCGAGATCGCCACGGCCCACGTGCCCGGTGTCGGACCCAAGGTGCTGCGGTTCGAGGTGCTGGAGCTCGACGGCCGCCGGGTCGAGCAGCTCAAGGTGAGCGTGCTCGACCACGAGACGCCCGACGCATCCACCGACGACGACACCGACTCCGACGCGAGCACCTCCGCCACGAACGAGGAGGCCGTCGATGAGTGA